The Gossypium arboreum isolate Shixiya-1 chromosome 6, ASM2569848v2, whole genome shotgun sequence DNA window GTTTTTGTGGGACGGGTTAACTGGTTATATAATGTGGCTTTTTTCTTATGCTGGCTTTTTGTAGTTTTTTTTGACTAGGTTGTTTAAATTGATATGCTGTTGGCATGATTATCTTTGATCTTTTTTTAGCTTTGAATTTATGTTTGTTTAACATGTAAAATGCTTATTTGTTCTGAAAGTTATTTTACCTAGTTAGTTGGGTTGGCTTATTGATATTGTATATACTAATAATCTCAGGTTGCTGCAAGGGCTTTTCATGAGTATCAGTTTCTTCCAGAGCATTCAAGTCTTAGATCTGATGCATATGGACTTGTTACTCAGTCTCATTTTCATGAATCCCCAGTCAGTGGTGTGAGGGGTAGAGCTTCACCGTTTGTGCATGGAGAGGAACCATTGTCCAGGATTCATGGCATTCAAGGTCATGGATCTCGAGCTCGCGTGTTACCTCAGCAAGGAATAATTCCTTCATCATCTCATGTGGCTGATGATTCTCTTGCAGAAAGGAATTCATTTACAAATGGGAGAAATGCTCCGTCTATTTGCCATCCGGTGTTGGGGTCTGAAGATTCATATATGCTGTCTGCTGAGCAATCCTTGAATAATGATGCTGATCCACGGATCGATAGGAAACGCAAGGTGTCTAGCTTGGTataatatgttatatatattaccTATTTCCTTCCTTGATTCTAATTCTGTATATCATTTATTTcgtttatcatttttttttcttgtagAGTGATGAAACTAGAATTGCAAAGGAAGTTGAGGCACATGAGAACAGGATTCGTAAAGAGCTTGAGAAACTAGACCATAAAAGGCGAAAGGTTTTctgttttttaaattattattgaccACGAACATTGCTTCCAAGGGAATCCTCTATATTCACTCATATCATTAAAATTGTTTTTCTCAGAGTGAAGAGAGGATGAGGAAAGAAATGGAAAGGCTTGAACGTGAAAGAAGGAAGGAAGAAGAGAGGTTGATGCGTGAGAAGCAGCGGGAAGAAGAGAGAACACAACGAGAGCAGAAACGTGAAATGGAAAGAAGACAAAAGTTTTTGCAGAAAGAATACTTGAGAGTAAGAATATTTTGCAAATGATGTCCTGACCTTAATCATAAGTGATGAatattttctttctcctttctagTCATGATGAatattttctttctcctttctagTCATGACTTTTAATTTTGGGGTTTACCTTTAGGCTGAGAAAAAGAGACAAAAGGAAGAGCTGCGAAGAGAGAGAGAGGAGGAGAGACGTAGAGTTGCCAGGGAAAAGGCAACTGCACGGAAAATTGCTAAAGAGTCTATGGATCTTCTTGAAGATGAACAGCTAGAACTCATGGAGTTGGCTGCTGCTAGGAAGGGAATATACTCAATTATTCATCTAGAACATGATACCTTGCAAAATCTTGAGTCATTTAGAGGTAAATATCACTTGAAGTCTTGAATTGCATTTGTCTACTTGCTTTTATTTAATTTGGCTTTGATTGGTGAGCTTTTTGGATCTCCACagttgaaaataatatattttcagATTTTCCTGAGATTTATTTTTCCCCATTCTATGGTAAATCTCACTTGAATTGCATTTGTTGTACTTTGATTGGTAAGCATTTTGGATAGCAGAAAAGTCTTTCAGATTCTATTGATCTTTTTCATTTGAATGAAAATAGTTGATGCCACTAATATAATGAATGTTTCTAAGTGGTTTGTTGGAGTAATTTTATGTTCCCTGTAAagaacaattaaaataatttactgTTTAGGAGGGATATGATACTAGGTGTACTTAGGGTTGAGTAGTTGATCGAGTTGAGTCAAGTTGGGTGAAAAAAATTCAAGTTAGTTGAGTTTACTAGTCTTATTTTTTCAACTAAACCTgatttgaaattttattgaatcgagtcaaaagaaaagaaattttgaGTCAAGTCGAATAAATCATtcgagttaaaataaatattcaatcaTATTTAGTATGATGAAGGAAGTCCTATAGTATTTTACTTGAATTAAAGTCCACTTTAAAAATTAGAAATCATCATGAGACACAATTTTAAATGGAAAATTGTTTAATGAAAAGGTTAATACCTTGAGACTTGAAATCTCACTCTTAGCTATCAACAAgtgattctaaaaaaaaaaaaaaacaatgagaGAAAGTTAGGGAATTTCACCAAAAAATAATAGAACATGTGTTTAGACTAATAGATCGAAAAGCCATACTAGTTAGATGACTAATCTGAACATTCAATACCAACATCAACGAGTCTTCTAGTTTTTGTAAAAAAATCAGCTTGATTGGACCACGGGTGATCTTTCGAATGTTGACTTGATCAAAACTTTGCACAATAGGTAGGGttgaattatatttaattatttgaattattcgagttatttgaaCAACTCGAGTTGTACATTTTAAATCCGAGCTAAACTATTGAACTTAACTATTTAATCGAGTTGACTTGAACaactcaaactatttaatttgaaatttaaaaatttaattggtTTTTCAAATTGAGTTGGATTCTGCTCAccctaggtatactagtcatatATCTATCACTTGGATTTGCAGAAAGATTGTGATATGTTTCCCTTGctgtttattcttatttttaatgattcttggatttttcaATTCTTGATGGGTTTTAGCTGCTGATAACCCTAATATTTCTGTTTTAGATTCATTAAGCGTGTTCCCGCCCAAGTCTGTGCAATTGAAAGGACCATTTGACATTCAACCGTGGATTGATTCAGAGGAGAATGTTGGGAATCTTCTCATGGTATAACATACTTGCCGGTTTTTCATCTGCTATAAGTTACATATCTAGTGATCTTTATATCTTTGAGTTTGTTTCCTAAATGATTTAaggtaaaattataaatatagcCACTTTTATTTCTAAAGGTAAAAGGACTATTAACACAGTTTCCTTTATCAGGCATGGAGATTTTTGATTACTTTTGCTGATATTCTCAGACTATGGCCTTTTACTCTTGATGAGTTTGTCCAAGCTTTTCATGACTATGTAAGTATCCAATGGAATgccttgttttctaattttcaTTTTTTGTTCAGCTTCCTAGATGTGATATTGTTACAAATTTAACACCAGGATTCAAGGTTGTTGGGTGAGATTCATGTTGCTATTTTGAGATCAATAATAAAAGATATTGAAGATGTTGCAAGAACACCAGCAACTGGATTAGGGATGAATCAGTACTGTTCTGCCAACCCTGAAGGTGGACACCTTCAGATTGTTGAAGGGGTAAGTGGTGTTATAGGTTTTTCATGTTGCTTATTTTCATTGCTGCTGAACCATTTTGCATTTGGTGTTTGCCAGGCATATTCCTGGGGTTTTGACATCCGGAATTGGCAGCATCACTTGAATCCACTGACATGGCCTGAAATTTTCCGGCAATTAGCAATCTCTGCTGGTTTTGGACCTCAGTTGAAGAAACAAAATGCAACATGGACATACACGGGTGATAATGATGAGGTTGTTGTAACTTTATTGCAGTCCTCTCTTTCTGCATAATGACGATCAACTTCTTTCTCCTTTAACAGTATTTAGTGTGTCTGTTTGTCTGTATATgtatgtttattttttttatctgGACCTGCAGGGTAAAGGTTGTGCTGATGTAGTTTCTACTCTACGCAATGGTTCAGCAGCTGAGAATGCATTTGCATTGATGCGAGAGAAGGGTCTGTTACTTCCTAGGAGATCGAGGCATCGTTTGACACCTGGAACTGTCAAATTTGCAGCTTTTCATGTTCTTTCGCTGGAGGGAAGCAAAGGATTAACAGTTCTAGAACTTGCAGATAAGATTCAGGTGAGTTTGGGTTGTGTTCCTATTTAATGTCAAATtaatttgaatgtttacttaCCTTTTCCTAATTTATCTGTTTCCTATTAGAAATCTGGACTTCGGGACCTTACAACAAGCAAGACTCCGGAGGCTTCTATTTCAGTTGCTTTGACAAGGGATGGAAAGCTCTTTGAAAGAATAGCTCCTTCAACTTATTGTGTACGACCTGCCTATAGGAAAGATCCCGCTGATGCAGAGGCCATACTAGCAACTGCAAGGAGAAAGATTCGGCAATTTGAGAATGGATTTTTAGGTGGAGAAGATGCTGATGAAGTTGAAAGAGATGAGGTGGAAAGAGATGATGTTGAAAGAGATGAAGACTCTGAATGTGATGTTGATGAGGATCCTGAAGTTGATGATATAGCTACTCCTTCAAATGTAAACAAAGATGCTGACTACCCTAAGAATGAAGTAAATACTTGTTTAGGAAGTAAAAATTTCCATGCCTCAGCTGATGATGAATTGGATGTTCCGGCTGAATTTGATAAGGATTTTCCACCTTTCCCTTCAAATACTGTGAAGGTTGATAATGATCCAAGTAATACTGGACAATATGTTGCCAGTGAGGAGAATGGAACAGGCAATCCTGATCAACAGAATATTGAAATTGATGAAAGTGAGTCTGGTGAGTCGTGGATTCAGGGTCTTTCAGAAGGCGAATATTCTCATCTTAGTGTCGAGGAGCGCCTTAATGCCCTTGTTGCCTTAATTGGTATTGCAAATGAAGGGAACTCTATTCGTGCTGTGCTTGAGGTAGATCTTTAGCTACAGTTTTGTATGACTGTTCTGTTGCTTGCTTATCATTTTCTTCTTTGTAATTTTGATTTATGAATTTCGCAGGATCGTCTGGAAGCAGCAAATGCTCTTAAAAAGCAAATGTGGGCTGAGGCTCAGCTTGACAAAAGTCGTCTGAAGGAAGAATGTATAATTAAAATGGATTTTCCACCTGTCATGGGAATCAAGACTGAAGCTCAACTGCCTAATTCTGCCGTGGAAGGCAGCCGAAGTCCATTTCCTGTTGCTGATAATAAAAATGATGAGGCATCTCCAAGCATTCCAGAAGACCAAAAACCCTTGCTATGTTCACAAAATGTTCAAAATGACCTCAATAGTTATCCTGCTGAAAGGGCCTTGGTACTTCAAGATGCCTCCATGGGTCCAGAAAACTTCTGTGCTCAGCAGCATGGATATGCTTCGAAAAGATCACGCTCACAGTTGAAATCATACATAGCCCACAGAGCGGAAGAGATGTATGTATACAGGTCCTTACCTCTTGGCCAAGATCGTAGGCGAAATAGATACTGGCAGTTTGTTGCTTCTGCTTCTAAAAATGATCCTTGTTCCGGCCAGATATTCGTTGAACTACATGACAGAAAATGGAGGCTGATTGATTCTGAAGAGGTACGCTATACTCATTAGAAAGGGAACTCTGTTGATATATGTTGGAATGAATTGCTAGACTAATCAGAAGAATAGAACTTTTATAACTTAAATCTGAATTTTTTTGACAATGTATTCCCTCAATTTCTTTGTAGGCTTTTGATGCTCTCTTGGCATCTTTGGATGCACGAGGAATCAGGGAATCTCATTTACGGATAATGTTGCGAAAGATTGAATCCTCCTTCAAAGAAAATGTTCGTAGGAACTTGCACTCTGCCAGGGCTATGGGCCGAAGTGGAAACTCCTCTGAGAATGAAGCTTCTGAAATTGATTCCGGTCCTGATTTTAGTGGCAGTTTTGACAGTCCTCGTAATGGGATCTGTGGGTTGAATTCTGATGCATCAGAGACATTACCTTGTTTCAAAATTCAGCTTGGGAGAAACGAAAATGAGAGAAAGTCGGCCATGAAAAGGTATCAAGATTTCCAGAGGTGGATGTGGAATGAATGTTACAATTCCTCGACTTTGTGTGCCATGAAATATGAAAAGAAGAGATGTACGCAGCTATTGGCTGTTTGTGATACTTGCCTTGGCTCTCATATGCCGGAGGATGTGCATTGTAGTTACTGCCACCAGACGTTTCGCGCCTTTAAcaataattttaatttctatGATCATGAGATTCGGTGCAAAGAAAACAGGAAGCTAGACAACAAGGATAAACATACTCTCGATTCTTCTCTCCCCATGGGAATCAACTTACTAAAGTCCTTTTGTGCTCTAGTTGAGGTGAGTTAAAACAACAGCTTACTTTCGAATTTCCTATATAAAATGGAATTCAAATTCTATGTTTTTGTCTCAAACTTTTACCTTTGCAGGTATCTATTCCGCCAGAAGCCCTTGATTCAATGTGGGTGGAGGGCCAGCGAAAGATGTGGGGCAGGAAGCTTAATGCATCTTCTTCCGCAGATGAACTCCTAAAGGTTTTCATTTATTTGAAATAGTTCTAAATTCCGAAAACAATCCATTTAATTAAGGCTTTTATTTGTGGATTTCTCCTATTACTGTGATCAAATTGGGATCTCAACAATTTTTGCTTCGTAAGTTGATGAAGAAGTTAGCGGTTATTGCTAATAGACTAAAAGACTGCCATTTGATTGCATTCTCAAATGAAACATTGTGCGAACTTTGTATCTTATCTCTTAACTCGAGCATTTAGACTTTTAATAGCATTTGCCTCTTTCTCTTGTTTTATGCAATTTTGATGTTGGTCTCACTCGAATGTCATGTTGGCGTTGCAGCTGTTGACACAGCTTGAGAGTGCCATAAAACGAGATTATTTATCGTCCAACTTTGAAACAACAAAGGAGTTATTGGGTTCTAGTCTTCAGTCAGAGAATGATTCTTCTACTGTTTCTGTGCTTCCATGGATACCCCAAACCACTCCAGCTGTAGCTTTAAGGCTTTTGGAGCTTGATTCGTCCATCATGTATGTAAAACCAGAGAAAGTCGAGCCTCCGGAGAACAGGGAAGCTAGAGCATCATATATAGTGAGTGGTTCTCGATACTTTTTTCTCCCTTCTTCGAGTCTAATATACTAATATATGGGTACATTTTACTGTGGTCTATCAAATGTAAGCTAAACGTTTTTGTTGAATATGCAGAAGCTTCCTTCGAGAACCTCTCTTTTCATCAAGAATAAAGAGCTTGGATTAAAAGAGCTAGACCAAGATGAGCCTATGAAAGAAAACTTTACCGACCTGAGTAACAGTAAACGCAGCAGCTATAAACGGGGAAGAGGCGCTCGTGAGCAAGGATCTGGTAGAAAGTGGCAGAGGAAAGGTTCTGGTTCCAAATCTGATGCCGGCAAGCAAAGTGTTAGAGAAAACAATAATTTAAGTTTCCAGCTCAAACAACAGAGCCAAAGAACCGGTCAGAGTTCTGGACATGGCCGTCGAACAGTTAGAAAGAGAGCTGAAAGTAGAGCTGCTAATAGTACAACCATGGCTCGGATGAGTAATGTGGTTAAACCAAAGGCTGATGCGATATCTGTACGAGATTTGGATGAAGAATGGAGGGCTGAAAGATTTGGGATGATGGCAACGGTAAATCCTCCTGATAGTAACAGTACGGAAGAGGAGTCGGATGACGATGGGCAAGGTGAAGGATACGGACAAGGAAACTGGGAGCTAGATCTTAATGGTGCCTCTAATGGGTGGAGTCGAGAACCGATGGAAGCTAGCTATGAAGAGGATGATGCTTATGAAGATGATAATGGCATTGAACAGGTGGTAGAAGAAGAATCCGATGGCGATTTGGAGATGAGTGATGCATCTGATGATGTCCCAAATGAAACTAGAAACGATGATGTCTTGGACTCGGCAGATTCCGAAGATTATAGTGATTAAACGAAGGGTTTTTCGACGGAAATTAGTTTAGATTGTACCACTTAGGGCATTTACACTCGTAACTCGAGCCGAATTCGAATTTAGTAATACTCAACTCAAACGACTTGAAAGCTTTGagctttttatttttaacatgtatttcaaatgtttttatattattaaattacattattatctttatgtaaatattattaaCTTTAAGCTTATTATTGAGCCGATTCAGTTAAGTTTAAGTTTGGATATGAATAAATTTAATCGAGCTTGAGTACAAATATTAATAAATGAGTTTAATCAAACTCGAGTATAAAAATAGATGTTTGATTGAATTTGAACCGAGTAATGAGTTTTGGATTTTGagtcgaatttaaaacttattaGTATTTGAGTACAATTTAGTTTGATtatacaaaataataaattaatagccAAAATGGAACATGACATAAACAAGTTACTTTTTGAAGACAATGAATTACAGTCCGATTTCAAAGAATTTTCAAGCTCAGACTTGTTTTTAAGCCGGCTCGATCCAACACAAAAATTGTTTCTTTATTCAAAatactaataaaattttaaaatatatttttatattaatatttatatattcttataattaaatttaaaattatattttattacttaAATTTAATTCTGCCacccaaaataataaattaaattattattattctaaaacATAAATgtagtaaaataagaaaagatgaaGTTTGACCCaatttttaaggactaaattgaatacaaTAATCAAAACTAAATTGTAGATTAGATATTTTTAGGCAACCTTTAACCTCTACTCATAAAATTGTCGTAATTCCCAACTTGTAGAGCCAAATCTTgtataaaatatttgttttaaattgagTTTATATTTCACACaccaataataaaaaataataatttcgaAAATGAGGTTAAAACTCAATCAtaatcttttttttcctttttagtgttttatttaattatagatCTTCACCTCCTaatacaaaattatttttcttattggCATAATGTGAAATTTAGTCATCAacatttatacattttattaatttGGTCATTATTCATTTTTGAAATAAATTCAATCATCAACTTTTTGAAAAAAGtctaattactttttttttaatgaaaaatattgaTTAAAACGTTAAAGTTTTACATCAGCCAATCATATATACAATTGGAAAGGGGTCTTGATTAATTGTGGTAAAATCAATCGCTTCGTTAGTATCTCCAACCGTATATGCTTTTCCAAAATCTTAAACTCAAACGAATGAAGTTAATGAAGGTTATTCTTCTTCGATTGAATCACTGATTCTCGACCTTTTTCTTGACTGCTCATCATCCACATTTATATTAGTATAAAATTTCAACAAATATTgtgaaatataattaaaattaattaaaagccaCAATTTTAGAGTAATAAAACTTGTAAATAGATCATTGAATCAAGTTTTAATTTTGATTATGATACTCAAatatttaacttatatatattatatctatATTGTTTTTAATCTTGTAAATTGAATATTTTTTATGTGCGATTCAAAATAAGTATGGAAATGTGGATGATGAGCGGCCAAGAAAAAGATAGAGAATCAGTAATTTAATCAAAGAAGACTAAGCTTCATCAACCACATTTGTCTCGGTTGAAGATTTTGGAAAAGCATATACGGCTGGACATACTAGCTAGGTGATTGATTTTACCATATATGGCTAGAGATATTATGAGGTGATTGACGTAAAACTTTAAcattttaatcaatatttttcgttaaaaaaaatgcaatttaactttttttttaaaggttGATGGTCAAATTTAGTTCAAAAATGAATAATGGccaaattaacaaaaaataaataaatattaaggactaaatttaattccaattttttttatcattgatgtaagaaaaacaaaatcaatttaaaacaaatattttatacAAGATTTGGCTCTACAACTTGAGAATTACGACAATTTTATGAGTAGAAGTTGAAGGTTGCCTAGAAATATATAATCTATAATTTAGTTTTGGttattatattcaatttagtccttaaaattgaATGAAGCgtcatcttttcttatttttctacATTTATATTtgagaataacaataataatttaatttactattttgggtggtttgaattaaatttaaataattaaattttattaataaaaatatttttaaatttttattaatattttgaacTGTAAAACAACTTTTTGTGCTGGATCGAGCCAATTTGAAACAAGTTTGAACTTGAAAATTCTTTGAAATCTTTCTAGTcattgatttattattttatatatcagAGTTTTGAAAAGAACAATGAACTTGAAAATAAATATaggataaaatataaaaatagtcgTCCAACTATGCCTTTAGTTCTATTTTgatcatttaattattaattttttcaatttaattacttaacttttgaaataaaatattttagaacTAAATCGAAAAAAATAATAGTTAGATGACTATTTTGTAGTTTACCCataaatataacataaattattaaatagagtTAATATTTGATACGTTACTAGTGAAAAAATTAATTTCACAAGCAAGATTCAAATACTATCGCATgtcttttataaaaaaaaatcttaattttatatttttattaaacctTGAAAGGTATATGTCGTGTATTTAACTTTACTTGTGAAGTTTTTAAACTCGAATtgattcaattcatataaatcaaACTCAAAATCAACTTTTGTTTTATATCAACACAACGCAatcgaatatacaaatatatcaaaatttatacaAATATACATCACTTTAAACACAAATATGAACTATCCCAAACCCTGAACATTGCAATATCGTTGCAAGGAACAGTCCCGAACCCTGAACATGAACTGTAAAATAAATATGGATGATTGCTTGTTGAAGAAGTTTTTATGGGTGTTTAGATTTTGACGATGATGCGGTGGTTTAGTGTTTGTATCAAGATAATAAAGGATAAATGCCATGATTGTTAAAAAGGATAACTCTGAACCTTGAACATGAACTATAAAACGAACATGGACTTGATGTAAAAAGAATCAATACTAGGCAACTAAACAATTACTTATTGAAGAAGCTTTATGGGTGTTTAGATTTTGATGAGGATGCAATGGTTTAGTTTGTATCAAGATAATAAACGATAAACACCATGACTGTTGAGAATGATAACCTCGAACCTGAAAATGAACCATAAAACTGACATGGACTCgattgtaaaaaaaaatcaatacttGGCAACCGAACAATTACTTGTTGAAGAAGCTTTATGGGTGTATAGATTTTGATGGTAATGCAATGGTTTAGTGTTTGTATCAAGATAATAAAGGATAAACACCATGATTACTGAAGAAACAAACATTGGGATTGGTCCAAAAAACCAAAGAATCAAATCAAGAGCAAAATAAAGTGATCGAAGCCCAAGTGACCAAAACTCGCCACCTCGAAGAACAGTTAATTTCACAGTTTCCATCGGTACTTCACAATTGGGTGTAGTTATCAAATAATTTGCATGAACAAAGTTCCTTGCCGATTGAACAAAGCAACAAAATGCAATGAAAAAACAAGTTAAAATGCAAATATATTTGATTGACATCGTGGATTGCCTTGTATCTCCATAGATTAAATTGCTTACGAAGAAATTATTTGATGAATTCCCGAGCCAAGCACCGATTAGAGAGCTTAGTGTTAAACAAACTGAGCATAAAAAAGTTGCAGCTGAGGTGTTCGACGCAATGACTGTTAGAGCATTGCTAATAGCTTCTTTATCAGCCTACAAAAATGAAGAAGGCAATAATCAAACACATGGTGaacaacaaaaaaagaaaaagataaatttattttttggtcattaaattattaataagtttacgttttgattattgaattatttgaaaaattttatttaagttattggaATGTTAGTATCGCTGTTGCATGGCTTTTTTTATTCGTACCATATGCACCAATCAAaagctttcatttttttttctattttacagtttaatttttttcataaaacaacTTTGATAGTCACGAATTTGTGAATGAAAATTCAAATAGTTTTATTTTTCAATCTTTGACACTGAACGTTAGTTTGACTTGAATCTAAGGTATGTTATTTTACTCGTCGATAGGTATTGAACTACCGTATCAATTGTCGAATCCTCATTCGGAGCTTTGCTAGCCAGACTttttttaaaactaaatttaacaatctaatgacttaaataaaaacttttgaatactttagtaaccattttataactttttaaagtaGAATGATCAAAACGTAAACTAACTAAAATAAAAGATGGGTTGATCGAGTTCAAAAAAGAGGTAATCATTACCTGCAATACTCGTTCGACCCAAGCTTCTTTATCGGTGTTTTCAAAACCGATCACCGTTGTGTGAGGACGATGTATGTATCTATATAAAAGGAATAGATGGTAAGCAAACATGATGAGCAAACCGGCAGGGACTAAAATCAAATCAAGATTCTCCTTTTTGAAAGACATTTGGGTTTATTTTTCTATTACAATTTTGGGTTGAATTCAGTTTTCAAAAATGATTGAAATGATTATATGTAGGAATTGATGGATTGttataacttgggaatttttggATTGTAACTTGTTGTAGAAGGGACATATTCACAATCAATGCCTTGTAACTTGCCAACTTTCTTTCCTAACTATTCTGCCAACTTGTATTATTGTTTAGGGAcaaatatcaaatttatacatgaattttggtttaatgtacaatttgatacatgaattttgattttgtgcaTTTTATGTACATAAAACTTGAATTGTGATTCGATTTTGTGCATTTTATGTACATAAAACTTGAATTGTGATTCATATG harbors:
- the LOC108482975 gene encoding homeobox-DDT domain protein RLT1-like isoform X3, which gives rise to MEAGSEGENNQINNPNKNVSSSNEGNVKPKRQMKTPFQLEALEKAYALETYPSEATRAELSEKLGLTDRQLQMWFCHRRLKEKKDTPTKKPRKVAALPPESPIDELRAGPGPDYGSGSGSGSSPNMDTRKLGGSSSRGMTEDVQTVRRYYESQQSIMELRAIACVEAQLGEPLRDDGPMLGMEFDPLPPDAFGAIPEPHNRPGHPYESKVYERNDGRSSKVAARAFHEYQFLPEHSSLRSDAYGLVTQSHFHESPVSGVRGRASPFVHGEEPLSRIHGIQGHGSRARVLPQQGIIPSSSHVADDSLAERNSFTNGRNAPSICHPVLGSEDSYMLSAEQSLNNDADPRIDRKRKSDETRIAKEVEAHENRIRKELEKLDHKRRKSEERMRKEMERLERERRKEEERLMREKQREEERTQREQKREMERRQKFLQKEYLRAEKKRQKEELRREREEERRRVAREKATARKIAKESMDLLEDEQLELMELAAARKGIYSIIHLEHDTLQNLESFRDSLSVFPPKSVQLKGPFDIQPWIDSEENVGNLLMAWRFLITFADILRLWPFTLDEFVQAFHDYDSRLLGEIHVAILRSIIKDIEDVARTPATGLGMNQYCSANPEGGHLQIVEGAYSWGFDIRNWQHHLNPLTWPEIFRQLAISAGFGPQLKKQNATWTYTGDNDEGKGCADVVSTLRNGSAAENAFALMREKGLLLPRRSRHRLTPGTVKFAAFHVLSLEGSKGLTVLELADKIQKSGLRDLTTSKTPEASISVALTRDGKLFERIAPSTYCVRPAYRKDPADAEAILATARRKIRQFENGFLGGEDADEVERDEVERDDVERDEDSECDVDEDPEVDDIATPSNVNKDADYPKNEVNTCLGSKNFHASADDELDVPAEFDKDFPPFPSNTVKVDNDPSNTGQYVASEENGTGNPDQQNIEIDESESGESWIQGLSEGEYSHLSVEERLNALVALIGIANEGNSIRAVLEDRLEAANALKKQMWAEAQLDKSRLKEECIIKMDFPPVMGIKTEAQLPNSAVEGSRSPFPVADNKNDEASPSIPEDQKPLLCSQNVQNDLNSYPAERALVLQDASMGPENFCAQQHGYASKRSRSQLKSYIAHRAEEMYVYRSLPLGQDRRRNRYWQFVASASKNDPCSGQIFVELHDRKWRLIDSEEAFDALLASLDARGIRESHLRIMLRKIESSFKENVRRNLHSARAMGRSGNSSENEASEIDSGPDFSGSFDSPRNGICGLNSDASETLPCFKIQLGRNENERKSAMKRYQDFQRWMWNECYNSSTLCAMKYEKKRCTQLLAVCDTCLGSHMPEDVHCSYCHQTFRAFNNNFNFYDHEIRCKENRKLDNKDKHTLDSSLPMGINLLKSFCALVEVSIPPEALDSMWVEGQRKMWGRKLNASSSADELLKLLTQLESAIKRDYLSSNFETTKELLGSSLQSENDSSTVSVLPWIPQTTPAVALRLLELDSSIMYVKPEKVEPPENREARASYIKLPSRTSLFIKNKELGLKELDQDEPMKENFTDLSNSKRSSYKRGRGAREQGSGRKWQRKGSGSKSDAGKQSVRENNNLSFQLKQQSQRTGQSSGHGRRTVRKRAESRAANSTTMARMSNVVKPKADAISVRDLDEEWRAERFGMMATVNPPDSNSTEEESDDDGQGEGYGQGNWELDLNGASNGWSREPMEASYEEDDAYEDDNGIEQVVEEESDGDLEMSDASDDVPNETRNDDVLDSADSEDYSD